A DNA window from Candidatus Eremiobacteraceae bacterium contains the following coding sequences:
- a CDS encoding glutamate-1-semialdehyde 2,1-aminomutase: MAHTLITPRGEDDARYDRARRAIAGGVSSPVRAGAPMGGAPPMIASAAGARVIDSAGREYVDYQCAYGPVLLGHALPAVTSAVTRAASSGTVFGSTHLEEVRLAERLCYAMPSMERLRFVSTGTEACASALRVARAYARRPKFIRFSGNYHGHTNEMIFSAGASANATSDLTSGVTQGVLDDVIVLPYNDRAAVADAFAREHEQIAAVMLEPVVGNMGLVLPETGYLEALRDLTTRFGAVLIFDEVITGLRLGVGGAQSVYGVHPDLTCVGKVLGGGLPIAAFGGRADIMAELAPDGHVFQGGTFSGNPLCVAGAHALLDALEADPLVYSRLDALGQHLADGARAAIADAGLEYPVVQIGSIVDFMFRGGKPARNFADASQADGAAYRRYYWAMLERGIHLAPSQMEVMFVTAAHTADDIDHTVRAMREVLSSI, from the coding sequence GTGGCACACACTTTGATCACGCCGCGCGGGGAAGATGACGCACGCTACGATCGTGCGCGGCGTGCCATCGCCGGCGGCGTCAGCTCGCCTGTGCGGGCCGGCGCGCCGATGGGCGGTGCGCCGCCGATGATCGCGTCGGCGGCAGGGGCACGCGTGATCGACAGCGCCGGTCGCGAGTACGTCGACTATCAGTGCGCGTACGGACCCGTTCTGTTGGGGCACGCGCTTCCCGCGGTCACGTCGGCGGTGACGCGAGCGGCTTCGTCGGGCACGGTCTTCGGGTCGACGCATCTGGAAGAAGTGCGGCTCGCGGAACGTCTTTGCTACGCGATGCCGTCGATGGAGCGCCTGCGCTTCGTCTCGACCGGCACCGAAGCGTGCGCAAGCGCGCTTCGCGTCGCCCGCGCCTACGCGCGCAGGCCCAAATTCATCCGCTTTTCGGGCAACTACCACGGCCATACAAACGAGATGATATTCTCCGCGGGTGCGTCGGCGAACGCGACCTCGGACTTGACGAGCGGCGTGACGCAAGGCGTTCTCGATGATGTGATCGTTCTGCCGTACAACGATCGCGCCGCGGTAGCCGATGCGTTTGCGCGGGAGCACGAGCAGATCGCAGCGGTCATGCTCGAGCCGGTCGTGGGGAATATGGGACTCGTTCTTCCCGAAACCGGATACTTGGAAGCCTTGCGCGACCTCACGACGCGATTCGGGGCGGTGTTGATCTTCGATGAAGTCATAACCGGTCTACGGCTGGGCGTGGGCGGTGCGCAGAGCGTGTATGGAGTGCACCCCGATCTCACATGCGTCGGCAAGGTGTTGGGCGGCGGTTTGCCCATCGCCGCGTTTGGCGGCCGCGCCGATATCATGGCCGAGCTTGCGCCCGACGGGCATGTCTTCCAAGGCGGCACGTTTTCCGGCAATCCGCTCTGCGTTGCTGGAGCTCATGCGCTCCTCGACGCCCTGGAAGCCGATCCGCTCGTCTACTCGAGGTTGGATGCGCTTGGGCAACATCTCGCCGACGGTGCGCGCGCAGCGATCGCAGATGCGGGGTTGGAGTATCCGGTCGTTCAGATCGGGTCGATCGTCGATTTCATGTTCCGCGGTGGCAAGCCGGCCCGCAACTTCGCAGATGCTTCGCAGGCCGACGGCGCGGCTTACCGGCGCTACTATTGGGCGATGCTCGAACGCGGCATCCATCTCGCGCCTTCGCAAATGGAAGTGATGTTCGTGACCGCC
- a CDS encoding pilus assembly PilX N-terminal domain-containing protein — translation MKTSIEKGRSKRGVALITVILMVVVLLILSGALLSSTISEMQGIGANGISNQALNAAYAGLDDMVLKLEENTSGTNIGVPQPFTTTMSGDGVYASQYSVSVIKQWAPSANFQYFLIEAKGTAGLPLGSPLNPVRKVDALVRTQPFSSYEMYSISEVNNFGGTVYYTNAQHFDGAVYSGGPMNVMYTPGDKAIFGAGVDTAVAPNYVDPNFKSGQPGDCTPVDGTTGCSQVNVGGSAKALPTFLDNLLVASESYYGDSTHNSQTPPSPATNGLYINQALPNGTNGGPLLTGLYIQGDVTIYAQGENSGAISKQFYILQVGGSTYDVAIDFNANGGIGTTTVIGPGGVSTLYTGVASGQPVGGTGGNGSIFINGNVTIAGGTDATGLVPKSTLGATIHGSYTIGVPDYITNHGDWITLNKSITDLDPSSTSNDVLALWANDIRISNSTDSVVEIDALMLTGYYGECTVSACNDGTLYNKSCTVNSCGGVAGRTLNIMGSLVENIRGKLGTAVVGQTTCATGFCRQMTYDQRLGSKPPPFSPTTNKYQVIALQYK, via the coding sequence GATGGTGGTCGTGCTTCTCATTTTGTCGGGCGCGCTTTTGAGTTCGACGATCAGCGAGATGCAAGGCATCGGCGCTAACGGGATCAGCAATCAGGCATTGAACGCGGCCTACGCCGGCCTCGACGACATGGTGTTGAAGCTGGAGGAGAACACGTCGGGCACGAACATCGGCGTGCCGCAGCCGTTCACCACGACCATGAGCGGCGACGGCGTGTACGCGTCACAATACTCCGTGAGTGTCATCAAGCAGTGGGCGCCAAGCGCCAACTTCCAATATTTCCTGATCGAAGCCAAGGGTACGGCAGGACTCCCGCTCGGCAGCCCGCTCAACCCCGTCCGCAAAGTCGACGCGCTCGTTCGCACGCAGCCGTTCTCATCGTATGAGATGTACAGCATCAGCGAAGTCAACAATTTCGGCGGCACGGTGTACTACACGAACGCGCAACACTTCGACGGCGCCGTCTATTCGGGCGGTCCGATGAACGTGATGTACACCCCCGGCGATAAAGCCATCTTCGGCGCGGGCGTGGACACGGCCGTGGCTCCGAACTATGTGGACCCGAACTTCAAGTCAGGCCAACCGGGCGACTGCACCCCCGTCGACGGTACGACCGGATGCAGTCAGGTCAACGTCGGCGGGTCTGCAAAAGCGCTGCCCACATTCCTCGACAATTTGCTCGTCGCGAGCGAGTCGTACTACGGCGACTCGACGCATAACAGTCAGACCCCGCCGAGCCCGGCCACGAACGGCTTGTACATCAACCAAGCGCTGCCCAACGGCACCAATGGCGGTCCGCTGCTCACCGGGCTCTACATCCAGGGCGATGTCACGATCTACGCCCAAGGCGAGAACTCCGGGGCGATCAGTAAACAGTTCTACATCCTCCAAGTCGGCGGATCCACGTACGACGTCGCCATCGATTTCAACGCGAACGGCGGAATTGGCACCACGACCGTGATCGGTCCTGGCGGTGTGAGCACGCTGTACACCGGCGTGGCGTCGGGCCAGCCCGTGGGCGGCACCGGCGGCAACGGTTCGATCTTCATCAACGGTAACGTGACCATCGCCGGCGGCACCGATGCCACCGGCCTCGTGCCGAAGAGCACGCTTGGCGCCACTATCCACGGTTCGTACACGATCGGCGTGCCCGACTACATCACGAACCACGGCGATTGGATAACCCTCAACAAATCGATCACCGACCTCGACCCCAGTTCGACGTCGAACGACGTGCTCGCGCTTTGGGCCAACGACATCAGGATCTCGAACTCCACCGATTCGGTCGTGGAAATCGACGCGTTGATGTTGACCGGATATTACGGCGAATGCACGGTCTCTGCGTGCAACGACGGTACGCTCTACAACAAATCGTGCACCGTCAATTCCTGCGGCGGCGTTGCCGGCAGAACCTTGAACATAATGGGCAGTTTGGTCGAGAACATCCGCGGCAAACTTGGCACCGCAGTCGTCGGACAGACGACCTGCGCCACCGGATTCTGCCGCCAGATGACGTACGATCAGCGGCTGGGTTCTAAACCCCCGCCCTTTAGTCCGACGACCAACAAGTACCAAGTCATCGCGCTGCAGTACAAATAA